In Bacillus sp. DX3.1, the following proteins share a genomic window:
- a CDS encoding pyridoxal phosphate-dependent aminotransferase: protein MKHFQPSEIVTSLPTQFFASLVAKVNKVVQAGHDVINLGQGNPDQPTPQHIVTALQHAAEKAIHHKYPPFRGHESLKEAVATFYKREYGVEVNPKTEVAILFGGKAGLVELPLCFTNPGDTILVPDPGYPDYLSGVALAKAQFETMPLLAENDFLPDYTKIDHNTADRAKLMFLNYPNNPTGVTASKEFFEETISFANEHDILVVHDFAYGAIGFDGKKPTSFLQAKGAKDVGIEIYTLSKTFNMAGWRIAFAIGNESVIETINLLQDHMYVSIFGAVQEAACEALLSSQTCVNELVERYESRRNALITACRSIGWNVVAPNGSFFVWLPVPDGFTSAQFADLLLEKAHVAVAPGIGFGEYGEGYVRVGLLHTEERLQEAVQRIQKLKIFKNPLTN from the coding sequence ATGAAACATTTTCAACCTTCCGAGATTGTAACATCATTACCAACACAATTTTTTGCTTCACTCGTTGCTAAAGTAAATAAAGTGGTGCAAGCAGGACACGATGTTATTAATCTAGGACAAGGAAATCCAGATCAACCAACACCGCAACATATCGTAACAGCTTTGCAACATGCGGCAGAAAAAGCAATTCATCATAAATATCCACCATTTCGTGGACATGAAAGCTTAAAAGAGGCTGTCGCTACGTTCTATAAACGCGAATATGGTGTGGAAGTAAACCCAAAAACAGAAGTAGCTATTTTATTTGGTGGTAAAGCAGGACTCGTCGAATTACCACTTTGTTTCACAAATCCTGGAGATACGATTCTCGTGCCTGATCCCGGATACCCTGACTATTTATCAGGCGTCGCTTTAGCGAAAGCACAATTTGAAACCATGCCATTATTAGCAGAAAATGATTTTTTACCAGACTATACAAAAATCGACCACAACACTGCTGATAGAGCAAAATTAATGTTTTTAAATTATCCAAACAACCCGACTGGTGTTACTGCATCAAAAGAATTTTTTGAAGAAACGATTTCTTTTGCAAATGAGCATGATATTTTAGTTGTACATGACTTTGCTTACGGAGCAATTGGTTTTGACGGTAAAAAACCAACGAGTTTCCTACAAGCAAAAGGTGCGAAGGATGTTGGGATCGAGATTTATACATTATCAAAAACATTTAATATGGCTGGCTGGCGTATCGCTTTTGCCATCGGTAACGAAAGTGTAATTGAAACTATTAATTTACTACAAGACCATATGTATGTCAGTATTTTCGGTGCGGTGCAAGAAGCAGCTTGTGAAGCACTATTAAGCTCGCAAACTTGCGTGAATGAACTGGTAGAACGCTATGAATCACGAAGAAATGCACTCATTACAGCTTGCCGCTCTATTGGCTGGAATGTTGTCGCACCAAATGGATCGTTTTTTGTATGGCTTCCCGTTCCTGATGGATTTACATCGGCACAATTTGCTGACTTATTGTTAGAAAAGGCACACGTAGCAGTTGCTCCTGGCATTGGATTTGGTGAATATGGAGAAGGCTATGTACGCGTTGGATTATTACATACAGAAGAGCGGCTGCAAGAAGCTGTCCAACGCATCCAAAAATTAAAAATTTTTAAAAACCCATTGACAAATTAA